In a genomic window of Zingiber officinale cultivar Zhangliang chromosome 9B, Zo_v1.1, whole genome shotgun sequence:
- the LOC122023402 gene encoding SMR domain-containing protein At5g58720-like: MKPTKKNRKSKKRRKPAGSDLPQGADEANGDDGARALEWLIEAFSSSVSLDQIDSAYREAGCDPFKAAGILGAQLDDPGEKLPEGKRVGAVRKQKRAPAATGIVPDVIGKGYIGSVRRSRDGGSNLQFKDGMKRMYSVEEAEQFLCSMLGDMSEITMAVVRDVLDQCGNSVEKALEALLDISASSSDQLNQGPYENDGSCRRNYSCSRPEVISRSPSENSISFSQLTDMISDSASNSLSEKEHIPQACHASSKRNHPKVLADCEIPMPYNYLQQQVLESLFRIPNSPTCEPGRMDWKKVVEKVESFGQGLEFSSLSIKDTQENVTIGKEDIYQVCRDTSKKHWEMMQACYQKAAVVYSRGQRAHASFLSEKGKFFRDLAWEGDEQASREIFEARNKHIKNVVTIDLHGQHVKQAIRLLKLHLLLFTYIPSVQYLKVITGCGADVVGKGKMKRSVLALSKKEGIVWTEENVGTLLLHIGEPRQYSFVECDSDSD, translated from the exons ATGAAACCCACGAAGAAGAataggaagagcaagaagaggcgGAAACCCGCCGGATCCGATCTCCCCCAAGGGGCAGACGAGGCGAACGGCGACGACGGCGCCCGAGCACTGGAGTGGTTGATCGAGGCCTTTTCTTCGTCCGTATCCCTCGATCAGATTGATTCTGCGTACAGGGAGGCCGGATGCGACCCTTTCAAGGCGGCTGGCATCCTCGGCGCCCAGCTTGACGACCCCGGGGAGAAACTACCCGAGGGTAAGCGCGTCGGGGCTGTCCGGAAGCAGAAGAGAGCACCTGCGGCCACGGGGATAGTTCCGGATGTGATCGGAAAGGGTTATATTGGGTCCGTGAGGAGGAGCAGAGATGGCGGTAGTAATTTGCAATTTAAGGATGGCATGAAGAGGATGTACAGCGTGGAGGAGGCTGAACAGTTCTTGTGCTCCATGCTTGGAGATATGTCTGAGATTACCATGGCTGTTGTCCGGGATGTCTTAG ATCAATGCGGAAACAGTGTTGAAAAG GCTTTGGAGGCGTTACTTGACATATCAGCTTCCTCATCGGACCAATTAAACCAAGGACCATATGAAAATGATGGTTCATGCAGGAGAAACTATTCATGTAGTCGTCCTGAAGTAATTAGCAGAAGCCCTTCAGAGAATTCAATAAGTTTCTCCCAG TTAACAGATATGATATCAGACTCAGCATCGAATAGTCTGTCAGAAAAAGAGCATATCCCCCAAGCGTGCCATGCAAGTAGTAAGAG GAATCATCCAAAGGTTCTTGCTGATTGTGAGATACCAATGCCTTATAATTATCTCCAACAACAGGTGCTGGAGTCATTGTTTAGAATTCCCAACTCTCCCACATGTGAACCTGGTCGTATGGATTGGAAAAAGGTAGTAGAGAAGGTGGAGTCTTTTGGTCAGGGGTTGGAGTTCTCTTCTTTAAGTATCAAAGATACTCAAGAAAATGTTACAATTG GCAAAGAAGATATCTATCAGGTTTGTCGGGATACTTCAAAGAAGCATTGGGAGATGATGCAGGCATGCTACCAGAAA GCTGCAGTTGTTTATTCAAGAGGTCAGCGTGCCCATGCTTCTTTCCTGTCAGAAAAG GGGAAGTTCTTCCGAGATTTAGCATGGGAAGGAGATGAGCAAGCTAGCCGAGAGATTTTTGAAGCCAG GAACAAACATATTAAAAATGTTGTCACCATTGATTTACATGGGCAACACGTCAAACAAGCAATACGGCTTCTAAAGCTTCACTTGCTGTTGTTCACGTATATACCCT CTGTTCAGTATCTTAAAGTTATCACTGGCTGTGGTGCTGATGTCGTCGGAAAGGGAAAAATGAAGCGCTCG GTGCTTGCCCTTTCGAAGAAGGAAGGAATCGTGTGGACTGAAGAGAATGTAGGAACTCTTCTCCTCCATATCGGCGAACCAAGGCAGTACAGCTTTGTGGAATGCGATAGCGACTCCGACTAA